The following DNA comes from Moritella sp. 24.
CACCCTTCAAGGATCTGCTACAAGGTAAATTAAAGCGTATTATTATTCGAGTTGAAACAATTGAAGTCACATCAGATCTACAAGGTGATTATGAAAATGACGCTCAATTTAAACAGCATTTTCAGCAATGGGTCACCAGCATTTGGCATAGAAAAGACCAACTAATCTCGGATTTTCACCAACGCATTTAAACATTTAACCCACAAGGTTAGTCTAATAACTTTGTGGGCCACTTCATTTTAATTCTCGAACAACCAACAAAAATAACGCTTTAGGGGTAAAAGAAGAGATAAAAACTGCCTTTAATAGAGTCTGAATTCTAAAGGGACATTAAGATCTCACTTTTACTTTAATCTTAAACGAAACAAGGTGTAACATGCTATAACTGTTAATGCATTGTTGCATTAATCTTTTTTGGGATCACACATGAGCACATTAGCACCAAACTTAAACACACCTCTCGATGCCTTACTGCACTGGGAAAAGCATCGTGCCAATGAGGTATATTTACGCCAGCCTATTAATGGGACATTTCACGAATTCACGTGGTCTCAAGTGGCTGACCAGACAAAACGTATCGCTCAAGCACTACAGTCTCTTGGACTAGCACCAGGTGATAAAGTCGCGATCCTCGCAAAGAATAGCGCTGAATGGTTTATTAACGATTTAGCTATTATGTACGCGGGTTATATTAGTGTACCAATTTATTCAACAGCAAACGCGAAAACAATTAACTATGTACTAGAGCACAGTGAAGCAAAAGTACTATTTGTTGGTAAGCTAGATAACTATCAAAACTTAGAAGGCAAGCTACCAGCAGACGTAATTACCATCAGCTATCCTTACGAAACATTGGCTTGCCAATACAAATGGAATGACCTGCTTGAACAGCATCAACCATTAGCAGCGCCAGTGAAAATAGATCTAGACAGCTTAATGTCGATTATTTATACCTCAGGTAGTACAGGTAACCCGAAAGGCGTGATGATCACGTTTGCAGCATTCAAATCAGCATCTCAAAATATTATCACAAGCTTAGGGTTTGTTGCTGGTGACCGTTTACTGTCTTACTTACCACTCGCCCATATTACTGAGCGTGTTTATATTGAAGGTAGCAGTATTTATGCTGGTGAAGGTGTAGTTTCATTTGTTGAATCACTTGATACTTTCGTGAGTAATATTCAGTCTGTCGAACCAACATTATTTATTTCTGTACCACGTCTATGGACTCGCTTCCAAATGGGCGTATTACAAAAAATGCCTGCACATAAACTTAACTTCCTACTCAAAATTCCATTCGTAAATGGGTTAGTAAGAGCGAAGATTAAACGTGGTCTAGGTTTACACCATGCACGTATGCTTGGTTGTGGTTCAGCTGCCGTATCACCTGCATTATTAAAATGGTATGAACGCCTTGGCTTAAATATTACTGAAGCATGGGGTATGACAGAAAACCTTGCTTACGGTACATTGAATCACCCATTCAACCCGCAAAAAATCGGTACTATTGGTAAACCAGGTAAAGGTGTAATTCTTAAAATTTCTGAGATTGGTGAAATCTTAGTAAAAGGTGACGGCCTGATGACGGGCTATTACAAAGATGAAGCACAAACCAAAGAATCATTCGATGAAGAAGGTTACTTCAAAACAGGTGATAAAGGTGAAATTGATGCCAATGGTTATGTCAAAATTACCGGCCGTGTTAAAGATATCTTTAAGACTTCAAAAGGTAAATACGTTACGCCAGTACCAATTGAATGCAAATTTGGTGAGAACCCGAATATTGAACAAATTTGTATTACAGGTACAGCACTAACACAACCTGTTGCATTAGTTGTATTATCACCGGAAGCACGTGAACAAGGTCAAGAAGTCATGACAAGCAACCTTGAAGAAACACGTCAACACATCAATAAGTCATTAGAATCACATGCACGTATTGGTCATATCATCGTATTAAAAGATGAATGGACAGTCGATAATGGTTTATTAACACCAACACTTAAATTTAAGCGTCACGAACTAGAAAGTCGTTTTAAACCTTTCTACGAAGAGAACCATAAAGATAAGATTGTTTGGGAACAATAAGCTAAAACATAAGTTTAGATAAACAAAAAGGACGCAATTGCGTCCTTTTTTAATATTTAAAATATAAGAGTATTAGTTAGTTTTTGCTGCTAGATATTTAATTAATTCAGCTAGCTTAACGTTAAACTCTTCACCACGGGCCTTAATACCACCCATGTTAATTTGGTATTTGCCATTAACGATCAATGCAGGTACGCCACGAATATTATTTTTAGCCGTGTTTTTATCCATACGAGCTACTTTACCATTCACAGCAAAGCTATTAACAGCAGCATCGAATTTCTTACCATCGACACCAGCATCAGTAAATACAGTACGGATATCATCACGACCACTAAAACGACGTTTTTGGTCATGTATCGCAGTAAATATTGCCGATGACATTTTATGCTCAACATTTAGCAACTCAGCTGTCGCAAATGCTTTTTGCATTTCAATACCCATTTCACGACCAATAAAAGCAACGTGATTTTTTTCGACTTTAATATCAGTGTCTGCAAGACGTTTCGTCACGTCAGTCATGATTGGTTCGAATTTATTACAATGTGGGCAGAAATACGAAAAGTACTCAGCTACTTCAGGTTTTGATGTTGCTTGCTCAGAAATAACATCATAATGCACACCTTCTTTAAACTGTGCTGCGTTCGCAAATGGTAAAAATAACATTGCGGTGATCAATATAAATAATTTTTTCATTATTTTCCTTCCTGAAAATTTAAATTAAACATAATTAACTGTACAAAAAATTAGTAATTAGGAATGAGAGATAACGGCGACTTTTGCATATTACCAATCTGTTCATGCAAAGATACGACCTGCTGTTGCCAATATTGTTCATCCGCAAACCACGAAAAATGACGACTAAATGCAGGATCATCCCAACGCTTAGCAATCCAACCCATATAATTCATCATGCGCATCGCACGTAATGGTTCAATTAGCTGCAACTGTTTAGAGTCAAAAGAGCAAAATTCTTCATACCCCTCTAATATTACTTCCAGTTGTAATAATTGCTCATGACGTTCTCCATGCAACATCATCCATATATCTTGTATTGCAGGACCTTGGCGACAATCATCAAAGTCTAGTAACGTGACTTTATCACGCCATAAAATATTTCCCGCATGTAAATCGCCATGCAAACGAATCAATTGCTTATCATCTGGCTTATATTGCAACATGATTTCTTTTGCTAACGCATCATAAACATCAAAAAATGATGTTTCTAAATGCGCTGGGACAAAATTATTATGCTGTAATATTTGCTTTGGTGTTTGTACAAACTCCGCAATCGACAATGTTGGTCGATATAAAAATGATTGCTTGCTTGCAAGTTGATGCACACGTCCTAAATTACGCCCTACCGACTCTAATGCATCAAGATTATCCACTTCAATAGGACGCCCGCCAGCACTTGGAAAAATAGCAAAGCGATATCCTTGATAAGTAAATAAACTACACCCATCAAATTGTAATGGCGCAACAACATCAATTTCCGCTTGTTCTAACTCGAGTGAAAAATTATGTTCTTCTTGGATCTGTTCATCACTCCACCGTTCAGGGCGATAAAATTTAACCACAAAACGTTGGCGATCTTCGTCTTGGAATTGAAACACGCGATTCTCATAACTGTTCAATTCCAATAAACCTGAATCCACACGAATACCGATAGATTCTATCGCATCCAGCATAAAGTCAGGTGATAGAAGGCTGTAATCAACGGGCTGTTCTGTCATTCTTATTTCCTAAAATACTACTATCTATACTAATCTCTACATCCAAATAACCGTCATTAACCTACAGCCGATTTTAGATGAATATAATAATAACAAGCCCAGTATCACTGGGCTTGTTATTTACTTTAACTTACATTATTCATAAAGCTATTTATAAATAATATAAAAACGTTATAACTTACTGATAAAACGACTTTGCTGAGTAAAAACATAATGATCATTACCAATCTCAGTGATGACAAAGTTAATCTTAAGCACTGGCTGTTCTAGGTCATAAGGGTCAATAGCTAAGCTCACAGGTTGTACTAATAACTCACCGGGCAATACTTCAACTTCACGCGGTCCAAACCATTCATGCTCAGGAACATCAATAACATCTAGACTATATTTCTGTGTAAATGATGTTTTGTTAATAATTTTAAGAGTGTAAGTATTCTCGATATTACCATCCGAGTTTTCACGGTATAGCGCATTTCGGTCGCGAATAATATCCATTTGGACCGGTGAAATACGTATCACGCTCACTGCAAGTAAGACCATCATAAGCGTCATAACAACACCATAGCCCACTAATTTAAATCTGCTTTTTGCATGCGGTTTATTACTTAATTCATTTTCAGAAGTATAGCGTATCAAGCCTTTTGGATAATTCATTCGTTCCATAGTCTGATCGCAAGCATCAATACAAGCACCACAGTTAATACACTCATACTGTAAGCCGTCACGGATATCAATACCGGCTGGACACACCTGAACACATAAATTACAGTCGATACAATCACCTAAACCTTTAGCTTTATGATCAACTTTACGTGAACGAGCGCCTCTAGATTCACCTCGGTTAAAATCATAGCCGACAATTAAGGTATCAGAATCAAACATAGCGGACTGAAAGCGAGAGTATGGGCACATATGAGTACACATAATACTGCGCATCCAACCTGCATTACCATAAGTACAAAATGCAAAAAATAGAACCCAGAAATACACATTACCGCTAGCTTGAAGGGTAAAAAAGTCACAGTAAAGGTCGTAAATAGGCACAAAGTAAGCCATGAATGCTAAACCAGTAAGCAGGGAAAAACTCAACCAAGCAGTGTGCTTAAGTACTTTCTTTTTAACTTTATCGGCTGTTGTTGGTCCTTGATTTAATTTTAATCGCTTATTCGCTGAACCTTCTATTTTCTCTTCAAACCAAATGAAAATAAATGTCCAAATTGTTTGCGGACACATAAAGCCACACCAAACTCGACCTAAGTAAGCCGTGACAAAAAATAATGCGAATGCACCAACAATTAGCAATAAAGCCAGTAACATTAAGTCTTGGGGAAAAATAGTTAAGCCGAAGATATGAATACGTTGCTCAAGGATATTCAATAAGATCGCTTGATGACCATCCCATTGAAACAAAGGTAATGCAAAAAACAGCACCATAAAAAACCAACCCATGTATTTTCTCAAACGCTGAAATACCCCCGTCATATTCCTAACATAGATATGATTATCAGGACCGACATTGGTGTATTTAGGCTTAACTTTAGGGGTTACATCTTTTATATTTATGCGTTCTTCAGACATTACATGCTCCTTATTTTTATATCTTCGATTATATCAAAGAAGCTTAATAAGTCTTTATAATGCTATAACTTATCAAATGCTTATTAATTTAATCAGACACTTACCACAACATTTAAACTCATCAACAAATTTGAAGACAAGCCAATACAAGGCTAATTTACTTCTCTCTAAATGGATGATTATATTTTATAAACTAGCGGGGGTATTGAAACATAAATAACGTGTAATGACATAGTACAGATCAATACTAAACGTCCCTATAACAGATGGTTTAGTTATAAAAACAAGCTATAACAGTTGAACTCCGTTATATATATTAATGAATACACCTAGCCAACGTAATTAAAGCCCGTTTAGTCTTATCGGTCCACGCATAGGAGCAATTAATACGCATGCAATTTTGATACTTATTATCACTGGCAAACAGAGTGCCAGGCGCAATACTAATATTGTGCTCATCCAATAATACTTGTAATAAATTAGCCGTATTAATATGTGCAGGAAGCTCCAACCATAAAAAATAACCGCCCTCAGGGCGCGTAATCTTAGTTTCACTTGGAAAGTATAGTTCAATAGCGTTTTGCATTTGCTGTTGCCGCCCAGCTAGTAATCGCCTTAATTTACGTAAGTGAACATCATAATTACCGTGTAATACGAACTGAGCCAGTGCGAGTTGATTTGGCACCGCAGCTGATAATGTCGTCATCAATTGTAATTGCTCTACCTGCTTAGCATAGCGCCCCGCAACAACCCAACCCACTCTAAAACCTGGCGCTAAACATTTTGAAAACGAAGAACAATGCAAAACAAGTCCTTGTTCATCATACGCTTTAATCGGTTTAGGCTTTTGTTCAGAGAAATATAATTCGCTATAAACATCATCTTCAAGTAAGGGGATCTTTTTTTCCACTAGAATATCCCTGATCGCAAGTTTATTCTCTTCCGACATCAAGGCCCCTAGCGGATTTTGGAACTTACTCATCAACCAGCAGGCTTTAATATCATGGCGTTCAACGACCGCCATTAATGCATCAACAGACATACCTAATTGTGGATCAGTTGCCACTTCAACGGCCTTAAGTTGTAATCGCTCCACTGTTTGTAATACGCCATAAAATGCGGGAGATTCAATTGCAACAGTATCACCAGGCTTAGTCACCGCCATCAAGCTTAAACCTAATGATTCCATGGCTCCAGACGTGATAACAATGTCATCAATAGACACATCAATACCATCGCGAATGTAACGTTTAGCAATAGCTCGACGTAATGCAATACTTCCAGGAGGAAGCTCTGTCACCGCACTTTGTACTGGCATCGTTTTAATTGTTTTTGCGAGAGCTAGGCCTAGCTGCCTCAATGGAAATAAAGATGGGTCTGGAAAAGCTGAACCGAAAGGCACAATATCTGGTCGTTTACAGGATTTTAGTACATCAAAAACATGCTCATTAATTTTAATTGCACGATTAATCATTTGTGGCGTGGTTTGTTTTGGTATCGCAAGACGGTTTAAATGCGCTGAGACAAAATAGCCAGATCGAATTTTGGCGTAGACCCAGCCCTCTGATTCTAATAACTCATATGCTTTGAGTACAGTCATAGGGCTAATATGTTGGATCTGACTCATCTTACGAATCGACGGTATACGATCACCCGGCAACCATATACGTTGTTCGATTTGCAACTGAATTTCAGCAGCTACCTCATGATAGCGACTTTTGTGTAAAGACATGAATACATCTACCTGAATCTATCATTCGAAAACTAACGAACAAGCCATCGTACATAAAACCTGATTAAGAACGATTGATTATATACGATTTTTTCAGATGAGTGCTATCTTCTAAATCCAGACTGATAACCTTAGCAGTGCCTATAATTACGATTTGCCTTTTCTCATATAGCGATGGAATTTTTCAACCCAAGCCAGCAGCTTTTCAGGGCTATTATTGCGTTTCCAATTACCTGCAACATATTTATTCGCTTCACTCATCGTTGGATATGGATGAATAGTACCTAACACTTTATTTAACCCTAGTTTGTATTTCATCGCTAACGTATATTCAGCTAACAATTCACCTGCATGACTAGCAACAATCGTCACGCCAAGAATTTTATCACTGTTTTCAGCAGTAATGACTTTAACAAAACCTTTCGTTTCACCATCTGTAATAGCACGATCGAGATCATCAATCTCGTATTTTGTCACTTGATAAACTAATCCAGCTTGCTTTGCTTCACTTTCATTAATACCAACACGAGCCAACTCAGGATAAGTATAAGTAACCGCAGGAATAACACGGTAGTCTGTCGCAAATTTTTTCAGCGAACCAAACAAAGCATTAACCGCAGCAAACCAAGCCTGATGTGCCGCCACATGCGTTAACTGATAGGGCCCTGAAACATCACCAACGGCATAAATATTGGGTATCGACGTTTGCTGAAACTCATTAATTTCAATTAATCCTCTGTCAGTAATCCCTAACCCCAACTCTTCAACACCAAAGCCATGAATATTAGCTTGTCGCCCTAATGCTAAAAACACTTGATCAAACACAACCGAATCACCATTCGATAACACCGCGCTATATTGGCCATTTTCACTAATAAAATGTTCCACTTTGCTACCTAATAAAACCGTCACACCATCGGCTAATAACTCTGCTTGTACTACTGCAACGGCATCATCATCTTCACGTCCGAGTAATTTATCAGCCATCTCAACTTGTGTGACTGTTGAGCCTAAACGAGCAAAGCTTTGTGCAAGCTCACAACCTATCGGGCCACCACCTAATATAAGTAAACGTTCAGGTTGTTCCGTTAATTGCCAAAGAGTTTCAGATGTTAAATAAGGAACTAGATCTAACCCTGGCATTGCAGGAACAACAGGTCGTGCCCCCGTTGCAATGACAATGTTTTTTGTCGTCAATGTTTGATCACCAATTTTCACACGCCAAGGATCAATAATTTTAGCTTCAGCAGTGAGGCACTCTACGCCCATAGCAGAATAACGAGCTATAGAATCATGTGGTTCGATGGTTTTTATTACATTTTGAATACGCCCCATGACTTTTGCAAAATCGATACTTTTGATTTCTGCATCAATGCCAAATTCATCAGCTCGTCCAATTTCAGCAATAGTATGAGCACTGCGAATCAATGCTTTTGACGGGACGCAGCCTGTATTTAAACAATCCCCGCCCATCCTATGTTTTTCAACTAACGTAACTTTTGATTTTACCGCTGCAGCAATATAAGCACTCACTAAACCGCCAGCACCAGCACCAATAACGATCATATTACGATCAAAACTTTTAGGCTTGTCCCAGCCTTCATAACGTTTTCGTTCACTAAACATGGCGAGTCCTTTTTTTGCTATCCAAGGAAAAATACCTAATAGGACAAGTGCGCTTAATAATGATGGTGACGCAATACCAGATAAGCTATTTATTTCACTTAATTGAGTCCCAGCCCACACATAAACGGCTGTGCCAGCTAACATACCAATTTGACTCACCAAATAAAAATTACGGGTACTAATTTTAGTTAACCCCATCAAAATATTAATCAAAAAGAATGGGAAAACGGGTATTAGACGTAATGAAAAAAGATAAAAATTGCCTTCTTTTTCAATGCCTTTATTAATCGCATCTAATCGAGCACCAAATTTATTTTGTACATAATCACGTAATAAATAACGGCTAACAAGAAAAGCTAAAGTAGCGCCAATCGAACTAGCAAAAGAGATGAGTAGTAAACCATAGCCAAAGCCAAATAAGCCACCACCAAGGAGGGTCAGTAACACTGCACCAGGTAATGAGAACCCAGTGATCGTCACATAACTAATGAAAAAAACCAGCATCGCAAACACTTTATTCTGATTAATATAATCGCCAGAGATTTGTTGTAACTCTTTAATTTGCTGCAATGATACATATTGGTTTAGGTCAAAGGCATACCACAGTGAAAATACTGCAATAATGACGAAAATAATAATTTTTTTGCTCTGTGACGCTGAAGTATTTTCATCAGTAGCCATTGTGGTATCTATCCTTGTCCAACTAAATTCTAAAATATTACCGTAAGCTTAACCATCAATAATCACGAAAGTCTCACAACTCTCTATTATTTTTATATTCAGTGATTAGTTTAGTATTAACTTAACGTGGGCGTAACTTAGATTCTAACAGTAACCTGTTATTTATGAATAATAGGAGAGATAATATAGATAGGGAAACGTATTAATCAGTTCAGGTTCTATAAAAACAAAAAAGCGATGTGGAAATTAATCCATATCGCTTTCAATATAAAAATAAAACTATCAGCTAGATAATGAATTGAGGCCCAAGACCAAAGCTCCACATAACAACTGTGATCCCCATTGATGCAACAAACAACACGAGCCCAACAGTTAATAATGACGATGCGTAGATAAAGCCTCTTTCTTCGGCAATATGCATAATAACGGGAACGCCCGTATATAAGGCTCTAACCGAAAAAGCGACGCCCACTAATAATGCGAGCATAATAACCCAAGCGACAGGTATTAATGCTGCAATACCTGTAATGAAAATCGGTGCGGCAGTATAAGTCGTCAGTTCCAAAGCCTGAGTAAAAGTAGCTGATGCACCAAAGTTACCAGCCATCCACTGCACAAATACCGAAAAGATTGCAACAATAGCAATACTGACAATGACCATACCAACAGCCATTATTCCTGCACTGGAAGAAGATAAATATGTAGTATCGCCAACACCAAGCTTCCAGCCTGTTACTGATGCGGTATACCATGCAGAGATTGCCGGTATTAGCGCAAAAAAGAACAAACTCACAACTACAGATAATAAAGACTCATGGTGTGTATCAATATCAATCCATTCGTCCTTGGGCTGTACGTATAAACCCCATAAGTGTTTTACTAACATAAGCTGATCCCTTAATGTGAAAGTTTCATCAAATTAAGTATTAGCGATTATATTGAGATTGCCATGTGAATTAAGAACTATTACATATAATAGTGATCAGGAATACGTATTTGATCGTTAAGCTATTGAAAAGTGGTCTGGATATTTATGCCAAATTTTAGGCATAAAAAAAGCCTGAATCGTAAGATTCAGGCTTTTTTTATTTGTTGGCGGAGCGGACGGGACTCGAACCCGCGACCCCCGGCGTGACAGGCCGGTATTCTAACCAACTGAACTACCGCTCCGCACAATCTGTGCTGATATTATCAGTCTAAATTATAGTCTTTCGACATTGTTTGGCGCTTGGCGATGCCCTACTCTCACATGGGGAAGCCCCACACTACCATCGGCGTTATTACGTTTCACTACTGAGTTCGGAATGGGATCAGGTGGTACCGTAACACTATGGTCACCAAGCAAATTCTATTTGCTTTCAAGTTGTATCTCTAAAATCTGAAAAGCTATAAATAAAGAAGTCTTTAAAACATAAAGTGTTCAATCTATTCTTAAGTCGATATTTCAATTAATCATACTTTAATTTGTATGGTTAAGCCTCACGGGTAATTAGTACAAGTTAGCTCAATGCCTCACAGCACTTACACACCTTGCCTATCAACGTTGTAGTCTCCAACGGCCCTTCAGGGGACTTAAAGTCCCAGTGAGAACTCATCTCGAGGCCTGCTTCCCGCTTAGATGCTTTCAGCGGTTATCAGTTCCGAACTTAGCTACCGGGCAATGCTATTGGCATAACAACCCGAACACCAGTGGT
Coding sequences within:
- a CDS encoding AMP-binding protein, with the translated sequence MSTLAPNLNTPLDALLHWEKHRANEVYLRQPINGTFHEFTWSQVADQTKRIAQALQSLGLAPGDKVAILAKNSAEWFINDLAIMYAGYISVPIYSTANAKTINYVLEHSEAKVLFVGKLDNYQNLEGKLPADVITISYPYETLACQYKWNDLLEQHQPLAAPVKIDLDSLMSIIYTSGSTGNPKGVMITFAAFKSASQNIITSLGFVAGDRLLSYLPLAHITERVYIEGSSIYAGEGVVSFVESLDTFVSNIQSVEPTLFISVPRLWTRFQMGVLQKMPAHKLNFLLKIPFVNGLVRAKIKRGLGLHHARMLGCGSAAVSPALLKWYERLGLNITEAWGMTENLAYGTLNHPFNPQKIGTIGKPGKGVILKISEIGEILVKGDGLMTGYYKDEAQTKESFDEEGYFKTGDKGEIDANGYVKITGRVKDIFKTSKGKYVTPVPIECKFGENPNIEQICITGTALTQPVALVVLSPEAREQGQEVMTSNLEETRQHINKSLESHARIGHIIVLKDEWTVDNGLLTPTLKFKRHELESRFKPFYEENHKDKIVWEQ
- a CDS encoding thiol:disulfide interchange protein DsbA/DsbL, whose product is MKKLFILITAMLFLPFANAAQFKEGVHYDVISEQATSKPEVAEYFSYFCPHCNKFEPIMTDVTKRLADTDIKVEKNHVAFIGREMGIEMQKAFATAELLNVEHKMSSAIFTAIHDQKRRFSGRDDIRTVFTDAGVDGKKFDAAVNSFAVNGKVARMDKNTAKNNIRGVPALIVNGKYQINMGGIKARGEEFNVKLAELIKYLAAKTN
- a CDS encoding serine/threonine protein kinase translates to MTEQPVDYSLLSPDFMLDAIESIGIRVDSGLLELNSYENRVFQFQDEDRQRFVVKFYRPERWSDEQIQEEHNFSLELEQAEIDVVAPLQFDGCSLFTYQGYRFAIFPSAGGRPIEVDNLDALESVGRNLGRVHQLASKQSFLYRPTLSIAEFVQTPKQILQHNNFVPAHLETSFFDVYDALAKEIMLQYKPDDKQLIRLHGDLHAGNILWRDKVTLLDFDDCRQGPAIQDIWMMLHGERHEQLLQLEVILEGYEEFCSFDSKQLQLIEPLRAMRMMNYMGWIAKRWDDPAFSRHFSWFADEQYWQQQVVSLHEQIGNMQKSPLSLIPNY
- the ccoG gene encoding cytochrome c oxidase accessory protein CcoG; translated protein: MSEERINIKDVTPKVKPKYTNVGPDNHIYVRNMTGVFQRLRKYMGWFFMVLFFALPLFQWDGHQAILLNILEQRIHIFGLTIFPQDLMLLALLLIVGAFALFFVTAYLGRVWCGFMCPQTIWTFIFIWFEEKIEGSANKRLKLNQGPTTADKVKKKVLKHTAWLSFSLLTGLAFMAYFVPIYDLYCDFFTLQASGNVYFWVLFFAFCTYGNAGWMRSIMCTHMCPYSRFQSAMFDSDTLIVGYDFNRGESRGARSRKVDHKAKGLGDCIDCNLCVQVCPAGIDIRDGLQYECINCGACIDACDQTMERMNYPKGLIRYTSENELSNKPHAKSRFKLVGYGVVMTLMMVLLAVSVIRISPVQMDIIRDRNALYRENSDGNIENTYTLKIINKTSFTQKYSLDVIDVPEHEWFGPREVEVLPGELLVQPVSLAIDPYDLEQPVLKINFVITEIGNDHYVFTQQSRFISKL
- a CDS encoding PLP-dependent aminotransferase family protein translates to MSLHKSRYHEVAAEIQLQIEQRIWLPGDRIPSIRKMSQIQHISPMTVLKAYELLESEGWVYAKIRSGYFVSAHLNRLAIPKQTTPQMINRAIKINEHVFDVLKSCKRPDIVPFGSAFPDPSLFPLRQLGLALAKTIKTMPVQSAVTELPPGSIALRRAIAKRYIRDGIDVSIDDIVITSGAMESLGLSLMAVTKPGDTVAIESPAFYGVLQTVERLQLKAVEVATDPQLGMSVDALMAVVERHDIKACWLMSKFQNPLGALMSEENKLAIRDILVEKKIPLLEDDVYSELYFSEQKPKPIKAYDEQGLVLHCSSFSKCLAPGFRVGWVVAGRYAKQVEQLQLMTTLSAAVPNQLALAQFVLHGNYDVHLRKLRRLLAGRQQQMQNAIELYFPSETKITRPEGGYFLWLELPAHINTANLLQVLLDEHNISIAPGTLFASDNKYQNCMRINCSYAWTDKTKRALITLARCIH
- a CDS encoding FAD-dependent oxidoreductase; its protein translation is MATDENTSASQSKKIIIFVIIAVFSLWYAFDLNQYVSLQQIKELQQISGDYINQNKVFAMLVFFISYVTITGFSLPGAVLLTLLGGGLFGFGYGLLLISFASSIGATLAFLVSRYLLRDYVQNKFGARLDAINKGIEKEGNFYLFSLRLIPVFPFFLINILMGLTKISTRNFYLVSQIGMLAGTAVYVWAGTQLSEINSLSGIASPSLLSALVLLGIFPWIAKKGLAMFSERKRYEGWDKPKSFDRNMIVIGAGAGGLVSAYIAAAVKSKVTLVEKHRMGGDCLNTGCVPSKALIRSAHTIAEIGRADEFGIDAEIKSIDFAKVMGRIQNVIKTIEPHDSIARYSAMGVECLTAEAKIIDPWRVKIGDQTLTTKNIVIATGARPVVPAMPGLDLVPYLTSETLWQLTEQPERLLILGGGPIGCELAQSFARLGSTVTQVEMADKLLGREDDDAVAVVQAELLADGVTVLLGSKVEHFISENGQYSAVLSNGDSVVFDQVFLALGRQANIHGFGVEELGLGITDRGLIEINEFQQTSIPNIYAVGDVSGPYQLTHVAAHQAWFAAVNALFGSLKKFATDYRVIPAVTYTYPELARVGINESEAKQAGLVYQVTKYEIDDLDRAITDGETKGFVKVITAENSDKILGVTIVASHAGELLAEYTLAMKYKLGLNKVLGTIHPYPTMSEANKYVAGNWKRNNSPEKLLAWVEKFHRYMRKGKS
- a CDS encoding Yip1 family protein, with protein sequence MLVKHLWGLYVQPKDEWIDIDTHHESLLSVVVSLFFFALIPAISAWYTASVTGWKLGVGDTTYLSSSSAGIMAVGMVIVSIAIVAIFSVFVQWMAGNFGASATFTQALELTTYTAAPIFITGIAALIPVAWVIMLALLVGVAFSVRALYTGVPVIMHIAEERGFIYASSLLTVGLVLFVASMGITVVMWSFGLGPQFII